The Syntrophus gentianae genome contains the following window.
TTTTGTCGCCCTTTTTGTAGGCGTTCTTGCCGCCTTTTTTATGGAATATCTTGAGAGAGTGAGAAACAGCAGTCAAGTGAAAGAATCGGAAAAAGTGAGGGGAGATGGGCAATGACGATACGGTTTATCTTTTTCATATGGACTATTTCTTTGATGCTTGTTTCAGGGACCGGACATGCCCTTACTGCGGATGAAATTTGCCAGCAGAGAAATCTTACCGCGGATCAGTGTCAGCGCCTGAAAGCCAAATTGTCTGGGATGAGCGGGCCGATTGCTCCGGAAACCATGGGGATCATGGATCAGAGTCCTGGGGGGAATATCCCGTCAAGACCGGCGGAAATCCAGTCGGGCAGGGAATTTCTACAAGGCGGAACAGCATCTGACTCCTGGAAAAAAACAGGCGGGGCAGTCCCCGGTTCCGTTCAAGGCCCTGTGGTCATTGACGAGACAACAACAAAGCCCATGTTTGAACGACTTCGCATGGCCAGGAAGTATCAGGATATTTCGACGAATCTGCGTCGCTTTGGTTGTGAATTTTTCCAGGAAACTTCCGTGCAGGTTTTTACGGAGCGAAAGGATATTCCCGTTCCCATTGATTATGTGGTCGGGCCGGGTGATGAAGTCCGAATCATGCTGTGGGGGCGTGTCAACAGTCAGTATAGCCTGATCGTGGACAGGGACGGGAGGATCACCATCCCTCAGATAGGCCCCATTGCCGTCGCCGGGATGACCTTTGAAAAGATGTCCCAGCAAATCATCAAGATGACCGAGCAGATGGTGGGGGCAAATATCGACATTGCCATGGGATCCCTCAAAACCACCCCCATTCTCGTTCTGGGAGATGTGCGACGGCCTGGTTCCTATACCGTCGGGTCCTTTGCCACGATCACCGATGCCCTCCTTCTTGCCGGTGGACCGAACGACATCGGGTCCATGCGCAATGTGCAGTTGAAGCGGAATGGCCGTCTGGTGACAACCTTCGATCTGTACAATCTTCTCCTGAAAGGGGACAGGTCCAGGGATCTCGTCTTGCGTGCGGGAGATGTCATCTTTGTTCCCGTAACCGGTCCGCAGGTGGGTATTGCCGGTAATGTCAAGCGGCCCGCGATCTATGAGTTCAAGGACCGCCATGATCTTGGCGGGCTCTTCGAACTGGCGGGTGGCATCCTGCCTACGGCGGATACCCAGCAGATTCAAGTGTCTCGCATTCAGAAAAATGATCGGCACGTTGTGGTTGACATCGATGATAAAAATCTGAACAGGTCTAAAACGGTGAAGCTTCAGGACGGGGATCTTGTCAAGGTGTTCAGCATTGTGGACCGGGATCGCAATGCCGTTTATCTGGAAGGGAATGTGAAGCGTTCGGGGAAATACCAGTACAAGGCCGGCATGCGGATTGGTGATGTGATTAAAAATTCAGCGGACCTGCTGGATGAAACCTTCATGGATTATGCTCTGATAAAACGGATCGTGCCGCCCGACCGGAAGGAGGAACTGGTGTCTTTCAATCTGGGAAAGATGCTCACCCGGCGTGACCTGGCAAACAATGTGGAACTTCGTCCAGAAGATCGTATTTATATCTTCTCCCGCTGGCTCTTCATGGAGAAGCCCTTTGTTTCCGTGGAAGGTGAAATCAGGGGACGGGCATTATTTCCCGACGATGCTGCCGGTATGGCTCGAGAAGAAAAAGAGGATCAACTCAAATTCAACGGGACTTTCCAACGCGATCGTGATTGGAGCAGCTGGAGCAGGAGCGGTCAGACGATGAAGGATTTTCAGGGAGGTTTCCCGGGGGCAAATGCTCCGGGCGGTGCGGAATCCCAGTGGAATCGGGCTCAGAATCAGAATGCCTGGACGGATGCCGGTCTGGGAATGAAGTCGTCGCCCCTTCAGGATGTGGCCGCAATCGATTCGATTTCAACAGCGGCTGCGCTTTGTGAGATCCGCAAAGAAAATGTCGATTCGGCCCTTATGCAATTGCGATCTATTGAAAATGAGTTTACGGCTGATCAGAATGTACCGGTTCAAAGCGGGAGAGAGCAGACCCTTCAGGGTGGCAGAGAACAGACCCCACAGAAAAATCGGCTCCTGCGGTTGAGTGACTATGAGAAATACTCCCTGCTGGAAAAAATCAGGGTCATCAAGGAAACGCTGATTCAGAATCAGAGAACGGCAACCCGGGAAATTCTGGATCTTCAGGAAGAACTGAAGAAAAAGAATCTTTATGGGCTGGTGGATAAAGTCAGGGAAGCCGTCGAGACGTTGAAAACGGAATGCCGGATCACTATGAGTGACAATATGCGGGTTCGGGATGCCATCTTGAAGGCCGGCGGCCCGACCCTGGAAGCCTATCCAGATCGTGGTGAAATTATCCGTATTGGTGAGGGGCGTGTTTATAAGACGCTGTATTTTAATGTGGGAAAGGCAATGGCCAATGATCCCGCAGAAAACGTTCTCCTTCAGAACCGGGATAGAATTGTTCTCCATTCCATCTGGGAACACGTGGAAGAAAAAAGCATCTCCATTGATGGTGAAGTCAAGAAACCGGGAACCTATCTCTTTACCGATCAAATGACGGTGAAGGACCTCGTCTTCCGAGCCGGACATTTGATGGAGTCGGCTTATCTGGATGAAGCCGAGCTGTCCA
Protein-coding sequences here:
- a CDS encoding SLBB domain-containing protein, which translates into the protein MSGPIAPETMGIMDQSPGGNIPSRPAEIQSGREFLQGGTASDSWKKTGGAVPGSVQGPVVIDETTTKPMFERLRMARKYQDISTNLRRFGCEFFQETSVQVFTERKDIPVPIDYVVGPGDEVRIMLWGRVNSQYSLIVDRDGRITIPQIGPIAVAGMTFEKMSQQIIKMTEQMVGANIDIAMGSLKTTPILVLGDVRRPGSYTVGSFATITDALLLAGGPNDIGSMRNVQLKRNGRLVTTFDLYNLLLKGDRSRDLVLRAGDVIFVPVTGPQVGIAGNVKRPAIYEFKDRHDLGGLFELAGGILPTADTQQIQVSRIQKNDRHVVVDIDDKNLNRSKTVKLQDGDLVKVFSIVDRDRNAVYLEGNVKRSGKYQYKAGMRIGDVIKNSADLLDETFMDYALIKRIVPPDRKEELVSFNLGKMLTRRDLANNVELRPEDRIYIFSRWLFMEKPFVSVEGEIRGRALFPDDAAGMAREEKEDQLKFNGTFQRDRDWSSWSRSGQTMKDFQGGFPGANAPGGAESQWNRAQNQNAWTDAGLGMKSSPLQDVAAIDSISTAAALCEIRKENVDSALMQLRSIENEFTADQNVPVQSGREQTLQGGREQTPQKNRLLRLSDYEKYSLLEKIRVIKETLIQNQRTATREILDLQEELKKKNLYGLVDKVREAVETLKTECRITMSDNMRVRDAILKAGGPTLEAYPDRGEIIRIGEGRVYKTLYFNVGKAMANDPAENVLLQNRDRIVLHSIWEHVEEKSISIDGEVKKPGTYLFTDQMTVKDLVFRAGHLMESAYLDEAELSTVVVDGGKRARLEKKTLSLRKILEGDPLHNVQLKNRDRLFVKRIPDWDVERYVMLSGEFRFPGRYIVSKGEKLSSLIERAGGFTDKAYLRGAFFTRERVRELQQKSLEDLTSRLERDLITGGSKDVATALSAAEVQAKQAELEQKQKFIQSLKELKATGRMTVRADLWQLQGSEYDIELEDGDSLLIPEVNRVVTVVGSVMTNGSFIYESKKDYEDYVAMTGGYSLYADKKNVYVIKADGSARKVDSGFLYWNAMKSRWQLGNSGGIEPGDQIVVPEQMERIAWLREFRDITAILMQLAVTAGVVIKVF